A single window of Tenericutes bacterium MZ-XQ DNA harbors:
- a CDS encoding L-glutamate gamma-semialdehyde dehydrogenase, translated as MAIYSYKTEPLTDFTKEEHVKKYEEGLRTVYTYLGQTYDLVIDGKRVKTDKKMDSLNPANFKEVVGTIHQASIKEADEAMKVALKTFETWKLVDPKVRADVLFKAAGIIRKRKFEFAALMTKEAGKPWPEADADVAEAIDFLEYYGRQMLTLTKIDDVVLSRRNIERNEYRYIPLGVGIVIPPWNFPLAILVGMTSAAVVSGNTVILKPASTTQVIAYKFVEVLEEAGLPAGVVNFLPGKGSEIGEYLVNHPKTRFVSFTGSRDVGIGIYEKAAKVHPGQIWLKRVIAEMGGKDAIIVDSEADIELAAESIVKAAFGFSGQKCSACSRAIIVEDVYDQVVDRVKRLTHQLKVGNPEKLENFMGPVNDHLAFKKITSYFEVGEKEGKLLVGGTASDEKGYFIDPTIYYDVKPDSRLMQEEIFGPILAMCKVKDFDQALDVANNTEYGLTGAVISNNRMNLEKARNHFHVGNLYFNRKCTGAIVGYQPFGGFNMSGTDSKAGGPDYLILHMQGKTISEAL; from the coding sequence ATGGCAATTTATAGCTACAAAACAGAACCACTTACAGATTTTACAAAAGAAGAGCATGTAAAGAAGTATGAAGAAGGATTAAGAACGGTTTACACTTATTTAGGTCAAACCTATGACTTAGTCATTGATGGCAAGCGTGTAAAGACAGACAAAAAGATGGATTCTTTAAATCCAGCAAACTTTAAAGAAGTTGTTGGGACCATCCATCAAGCATCCATCAAAGAAGCTGATGAAGCAATGAAAGTTGCTTTAAAAACGTTTGAAACTTGGAAACTTGTTGATCCTAAAGTTAGAGCAGATGTTTTATTTAAAGCTGCTGGGATCATTCGAAAAAGAAAGTTTGAGTTTGCTGCTTTAATGACTAAAGAAGCAGGTAAACCATGGCCAGAAGCTGATGCAGATGTTGCAGAAGCGATTGACTTCCTTGAATATTATGGTCGTCAAATGTTAACGTTAACTAAAATTGATGATGTTGTATTAAGTCGAAGAAACATTGAAAGAAACGAGTATCGTTACATACCTCTAGGTGTTGGTATCGTTATTCCACCTTGGAACTTTCCGCTTGCTATTTTAGTTGGTATGACAAGTGCTGCAGTGGTTTCTGGTAATACTGTGATCTTAAAACCTGCCTCTACGACTCAAGTCATTGCTTATAAGTTTGTAGAAGTATTAGAAGAAGCGGGACTTCCAGCAGGTGTTGTCAATTTCTTGCCGGGTAAAGGTAGTGAAATTGGTGAGTATTTAGTTAATCATCCAAAAACAAGATTTGTTTCATTTACTGGTAGTAGAGATGTTGGTATTGGTATATATGAAAAAGCTGCAAAAGTTCATCCAGGACAAATATGGCTAAAAAGAGTTATTGCTGAAATGGGTGGTAAAGATGCAATTATTGTTGATAGTGAAGCTGATATAGAACTTGCTGCAGAATCCATTGTAAAAGCAGCATTTGGTTTTAGTGGACAAAAATGTAGTGCATGCTCAAGAGCTATTATTGTTGAAGATGTATACGATCAAGTGGTTGACCGTGTGAAACGTCTAACGCATCAACTAAAAGTAGGTAATCCAGAAAAGCTAGAAAACTTTATGGGACCAGTTAATGATCATTTAGCATTTAAAAAGATTACAAGTTATTTTGAAGTGGGCGAAAAAGAAGGAAAATTACTTGTTGGTGGTACAGCAAGTGATGAAAAAGGATATTTCATTGACCCAACCATTTATTATGATGTTAAACCAGATTCAAGACTCATGCAAGAAGAAATCTTTGGTCCAATCTTAGCAATGTGTAAGGTCAAAGATTTTGATCAAGCATTAGATGTTGCAAACAACACTGAATACGGACTTACAGGTGCAGTGATTTCAAATAATCGCATGAATTTAGAAAAAGCTAGAAATCATTTCCATGTTGGAAATTTATATTTCAATAGAAAATGTACAGGAGCCATCGTAGGATATCAACCATTTGGAGGATTTAATATGAGTGGAACTGATTCAAAAGCTGGTGGTCCAGACTATTTGATCCTACATATGCAAGGTAAGACGATTTCTGAAGCTTTATAA
- a CDS encoding 8-amino-7-oxononanoate synthase — protein MRLVSFLTSRIEELKKDGVYRKLPVNEGPCDAEIILNGKKVINLSSNNYLGFANHPRLKKAAIKAIETYGVGSGAVRTIVGNMDIHEKLDETIAAFKKEEAALVFQSGFNVNAGVIQAITTDKDLIISDQLNHASIIDGTKLSKASRAVFKHSDIKDLERILKESQGKYEQMLIITDGVFSMDGDIAKLPDIVKLAKTYGALTYVDDAHGSGVLGERGRGTVDHFHLHGQVDFIVGTLSKAIGVVGGYVAGSMEMRDWLLHRGRPLLFSTAMMPGAAAAIIEAFHMLETSSEYTDKLWDNARYFKDKLSKLGFDIGHSETPITPVMIGKEALTMEFSKQLLYNGVYVSGIVFPTVPKNTGRIRCMVSALHTKDQLDRAIEIMESTAKKLNIL, from the coding sequence GTGAGATTAGTGTCATTTTTAACAAGTAGAATTGAAGAATTAAAAAAAGATGGTGTATATCGTAAGTTACCAGTAAACGAAGGACCTTGTGATGCAGAAATCATACTGAATGGTAAAAAAGTCATCAATTTATCATCAAACAATTACCTAGGATTCGCGAATCACCCAAGATTAAAAAAAGCAGCAATCAAAGCGATCGAAACATATGGTGTTGGTTCAGGTGCTGTAAGAACTATCGTTGGGAATATGGACATTCATGAAAAATTAGATGAAACGATTGCTGCATTCAAAAAGGAAGAAGCAGCACTCGTTTTTCAATCTGGATTTAATGTGAATGCTGGCGTTATCCAAGCGATTACAACAGACAAAGATTTAATCATATCAGATCAACTCAATCACGCATCTATCATTGACGGTACTAAGTTATCAAAAGCTAGTCGTGCTGTCTTTAAACATAGTGATATAAAAGATTTAGAACGTATTTTAAAAGAAAGCCAAGGAAAATATGAGCAAATGCTTATTATTACTGATGGCGTGTTTTCAATGGATGGAGATATTGCAAAACTACCAGATATTGTTAAACTGGCTAAAACATATGGGGCACTCACTTATGTAGATGATGCACATGGTTCTGGTGTTTTAGGTGAAAGAGGTAGAGGTACTGTTGATCACTTCCATCTACACGGCCAAGTTGATTTTATTGTTGGTACATTATCTAAAGCCATTGGTGTTGTGGGAGGTTATGTAGCAGGTTCTATGGAAATGAGAGATTGGTTGCTTCATCGAGGTCGACCATTGTTATTTTCGACTGCAATGATGCCGGGAGCTGCAGCAGCAATCATCGAAGCATTTCATATGTTAGAGACATCAAGTGAATATACGGATAAATTATGGGATAATGCTAGATATTTTAAAGACAAATTATCAAAATTAGGCTTTGATATCGGTCATAGTGAAACACCAATTACTCCAGTGATGATAGGAAAAGAAGCGCTAACTATGGAGTTTTCGAAGCAATTGCTTTATAATGGAGTATATGTTTCAGGTATTGTTTTTCCAACTGTTCCGAAGAATACTGGAAGAATTAGATGCATGGTTTCAGCACTTCATACAAAAGATCAACTTGATCGTGCAATTGAAATCATGGAATCTACAGCTAAGAAACTAAATATTTTGTAA
- a CDS encoding L-threonine 3-dehydrogenase: MQMTAVIKEKRDKGCKLTTREIPNQLGPKDVLIKVLATSICGTDVHIYKWDKWSQGRVQPPNIMGHEFAGEVIKIGKDVSKVKIGDIVSSETHLVCGTCEFCQRGEYHICENTKIIGVDTDGCFAEYIKMPEFNLIVNNRDVDPKYLSIQEPLGNAVHTMLHFDIVDKDVAVVGCGPIGLMGVNIAKAMKSRKIIAIEVNPYRIELAKKLGADVVINPKEEDVIKRVLEETNGKGVDVVTEFSGNKSAIEAAFKYVKAGGKMSMLGITEDEITFDLSNDFVFKGITMYGVVGRLLFDTWDKVSYLINNQMLDLEDIVTHTLPLEDVEKGMEIMMSGHSGKVVLIPKHKE, from the coding sequence ATGCAAATGACCGCTGTGATTAAAGAAAAAAGAGATAAGGGATGCAAACTAACGACCCGTGAAATCCCAAATCAGTTAGGTCCAAAAGATGTCTTAATTAAGGTGCTTGCGACATCGATTTGTGGTACAGATGTTCACATTTACAAATGGGATAAATGGAGTCAAGGAAGGGTTCAACCACCAAATATTATGGGACATGAATTTGCTGGTGAAGTCATTAAAATCGGTAAAGATGTATCTAAAGTGAAAATTGGTGATATCGTTTCGTCTGAAACGCATTTAGTTTGTGGTACGTGTGAATTTTGTCAAAGAGGGGAATATCACATTTGTGAGAATACAAAGATCATTGGTGTCGATACTGATGGTTGTTTTGCTGAATATATTAAAATGCCAGAGTTTAACTTAATTGTTAATAATCGAGATGTCGATCCAAAATACTTATCGATTCAAGAACCTTTAGGTAATGCAGTACATACCATGCTTCATTTTGATATTGTAGATAAAGATGTTGCAGTCGTTGGATGTGGTCCTATTGGTCTTATGGGAGTTAATATTGCTAAAGCAATGAAATCGAGAAAAATCATTGCGATAGAAGTTAACCCATATCGTATAGAATTAGCAAAAAAACTAGGAGCTGATGTTGTCATTAATCCTAAAGAAGAAGACGTCATCAAAAGAGTTTTGGAAGAAACAAACGGTAAAGGTGTAGATGTAGTTACAGAGTTTTCTGGAAATAAATCTGCCATTGAGGCTGCTTTTAAATATGTGAAAGCAGGCGGAAAAATGTCTATGCTGGGTATCACCGAAGATGAGATTACATTTGACTTATCCAATGATTTTGTCTTCAAAGGTATTACCATGTATGGTGTTGTTGGAAGACTTTTATTTGATACATGGGATAAAGTGAGTTATTTAATCAACAATCAAATGTTAGATTTAGAAGATATTGTAACACATACACTTCCACTAGAAGATGTTGAAAAAGGCATGGAGATTATGATGTCTGGACATAGTGGAAAAGTTGTATTGATACCAAAACATAAGGAGTGA
- a CDS encoding 23S rRNA (uracil-5-)-methyltransferase RumA, which translates to MIEKYILKPSAHRKKVICPIFYTCGGCDFLHTTYDYQVHLKEKYVENLYKDEGLFHKVHPIISSDVPLHYRHKTVLSATPKKGKLRLGLYQEKSKMITPFLGCFIHDKKANEVFRTIEQLLNQFKIAAYDIDKKQGIIKHVMIRKSHQRGDMMVVFATQGNLFPNAKKISQILVKKHPEVKTTVQNVHNKDTHLVLLEQEKTIYGPGYILDQIGDLSFKLSPRSFYQVNPVQMQKLYQKAIDIVDIKKTDIVLDTYSGIGTLSLLIAKKAKQVYAIEVNKDAHQDALDNKKHNQIANIDFICGDVGEHMLKIKSNIDVLFMDPTRDGASKSFLEDVMNLRPKKIVYISCEPKTQVRDVKMLSKLYDIKSIQPVDMFSQTVHVESVVLLSLKTSEPT; encoded by the coding sequence ATCATCGAAAAATACATACTCAAACCATCTGCTCATAGAAAAAAGGTCATTTGTCCAATTTTTTATACATGTGGTGGGTGTGATTTTTTACATACTACTTATGATTACCAAGTTCATCTTAAAGAAAAATACGTTGAAAATCTCTACAAGGATGAAGGTTTGTTTCATAAAGTTCATCCAATCATATCAAGTGATGTTCCACTACATTACAGACATAAAACAGTGCTTTCAGCAACCCCCAAAAAAGGTAAATTAAGATTAGGCTTGTATCAAGAAAAATCCAAAATGATTACACCTTTTTTAGGATGTTTTATCCATGATAAAAAAGCAAATGAAGTGTTTAGAACGATTGAGCAATTACTCAATCAATTTAAGATAGCAGCATATGATATTGATAAGAAACAAGGAATCATCAAGCATGTGATGATTAGAAAATCTCATCAAAGAGGAGATATGATGGTTGTTTTCGCCACTCAGGGCAATCTTTTTCCAAATGCTAAGAAGATATCACAAATACTTGTTAAAAAGCATCCTGAGGTAAAAACAACTGTTCAAAACGTGCACAATAAAGATACACATCTTGTCTTGTTGGAACAAGAGAAAACCATTTATGGACCTGGTTATATTTTAGATCAAATCGGAGACTTATCATTTAAGTTGTCACCAAGATCTTTTTATCAAGTGAACCCAGTTCAAATGCAAAAACTATATCAAAAAGCAATTGATATCGTAGATATTAAAAAAACGGATATTGTGTTAGATACATATTCAGGGATTGGTACTTTATCACTTTTAATCGCTAAAAAAGCTAAACAAGTTTATGCAATTGAAGTGAATAAAGATGCACATCAAGATGCACTTGATAATAAGAAGCATAATCAAATTGCAAACATTGACTTTATATGTGGTGATGTTGGTGAACATATGCTTAAGATCAAATCTAATATTGATGTACTTTTTATGGATCCAACTAGGGATGGCGCAAGCAAGTCATTTTTAGAGGATGTTATGAATCTTAGACCTAAAAAGATTGTATATATATCATGTGAACCTAAAACACAGGTTAGAGATGTTAAGATGTTATCTAAACTTTATGATATTAAGAGTATTCAACCTGTAGACATGTTTTCACAAACTGTTCATGTTGAGAGTGTGGTATTGCTTTCATTAAAAACATCTGAACCCACTTAG
- a CDS encoding pyridine nucleotide-disulfide oxidoreductase, with protein sequence MRIKTHPILSFEQKEEIVFTFEGKEVIGQKGDTIASALVNLGVDVFSYSIKLKRPRGFYCAIGNCASCKMIVNGKPNVKTCITKLEPHMDVKIQHDKGVYK encoded by the coding sequence ATGAGAATTAAAACACATCCGATTTTAAGTTTTGAACAAAAAGAAGAAATTGTATTTACTTTTGAAGGTAAAGAAGTTATTGGACAAAAAGGAGATACAATTGCATCTGCACTGGTTAATTTAGGTGTTGATGTATTTAGTTATAGTATTAAATTAAAGCGACCAAGAGGTTTTTATTGTGCGATTGGTAATTGTGCTTCGTGTAAAATGATAGTTAACGGAAAGCCAAATGTTAAAACTTGTATCACTAAGTTGGAACCACATATGGATGTTAAGATCCAACATGATAAGGGGGTCTACAAATGA
- a CDS encoding FAD-dependent oxidoreductase, whose amino-acid sequence MKKHAIIIGAGISGVSIAYHLAIKGVKDILVIDQGYFTNGATGRCGAGIRQQWATEMNAIMAKKSMEFFEKAEEILEYDGSVELKQEGYLILATTPDEVKQFEKNVSMQNKLGIPSKVVSKQEALKIVPHLNEDAFISATFCPTDGHLNPFKTTEAFYKAALKLGVEFHFYEEVTGLKLKDDRVSHVITNKDTYETDLLINAAGGYAKEIGEMAGIDIPVYSENHEILATEPVEKIQGPMVMSFSKNIYCQQVPHGAFLMGRSNPDQEPGHDISSSWQFLDEMSKTVCDMMPLVGKLNVVRQWGGSYNMSPDHQPIISKASEVSNFYMACGFSGHGFMLAPMTGLLMSELILGLEPTVDLKFLSIERFKDQEIHIEKSVV is encoded by the coding sequence ATGAAAAAACATGCAATTATCATTGGTGCTGGCATTAGTGGAGTTAGTATTGCATATCATTTAGCGATTAAAGGTGTAAAAGATATTTTAGTCATCGATCAAGGATATTTTACCAATGGCGCTACCGGTCGATGTGGTGCAGGTATTAGACAACAGTGGGCGACAGAAATGAATGCGATTATGGCTAAAAAGAGTATGGAATTCTTTGAGAAAGCTGAAGAAATATTGGAGTACGATGGTTCAGTTGAACTCAAACAAGAAGGATATTTGATTTTAGCAACTACTCCTGATGAAGTAAAACAGTTTGAAAAAAATGTAAGCATGCAAAATAAGCTTGGCATACCTTCAAAAGTAGTTTCTAAACAAGAAGCTTTAAAGATTGTCCCACATTTAAATGAGGATGCATTTATCAGTGCAACATTTTGTCCAACAGATGGTCATTTAAATCCATTTAAAACGACAGAAGCTTTTTATAAAGCAGCATTAAAACTAGGTGTTGAGTTTCACTTTTATGAAGAGGTTACGGGCTTAAAGCTTAAAGATGATCGTGTATCTCATGTCATCACTAATAAAGATACTTATGAGACAGATCTTTTAATCAATGCTGCTGGTGGGTATGCGAAAGAGATTGGCGAAATGGCTGGTATAGATATACCTGTTTATTCAGAGAATCATGAGATACTTGCTACAGAACCTGTTGAAAAAATTCAAGGACCGATGGTGATGTCATTTTCGAAAAACATTTACTGCCAACAAGTCCCACACGGAGCATTTTTAATGGGAAGATCAAATCCAGACCAAGAACCTGGTCATGATATCTCAAGTTCTTGGCAGTTTTTAGATGAAATGAGTAAAACCGTTTGCGATATGATGCCACTTGTTGGTAAACTAAATGTAGTAAGACAATGGGGTGGATCTTATAATATGTCGCCAGATCACCAACCAATTATCTCAAAAGCAAGTGAAGTCTCAAACTTTTACATGGCTTGTGGATTTTCTGGTCATGGCTTTATGTTAGCTCCAATGACAGGGCTTTTAATGTCAGAGCTTATTTTAGGATTGGAACCAACCGTCGATCTTAAATTTTTATCGATTGAAAGATTTAAAGATCAAGAGATTCATATAGAAAAATCAGTTGTATAA
- a CDS encoding pyridine nucleotide-disulfide oxidoreductase, with the protein MIEKDVLIIGGGPSGLCAASMLIESGLKVMIVDRGLSLGGQLVKQTHKFFGSKEQYAKTRGFDIAKILIDQVKDHGNLEVLQEATVLGLYKDKVATISYQNEYLKIKAKTIIVATGASEKFLAFENNDLPGIYGAGAVQTLMNQFGVKPADEIIMIGSGNIGLIVSYQLLQAGIKVKAVIEASSKIGGYKVHASKLRRLGVPIYTNKTIKKAIGTTRVEAAEIVSLDEKFNEIEGTSEIIKIDGICISVGLAPSYQLLDMVDAKLGYIPELGGTVALVDEKHMTTVDGIFSCGDSIGIEEASSAMMEGYLTGLYVSKYLNQDHSKYVELVRKYEESLALLRGGPFGSKTRKGLKDMKEMMADVR; encoded by the coding sequence ATGATTGAAAAAGACGTGCTCATCATTGGTGGCGGACCATCAGGATTATGTGCAGCATCCATGCTCATTGAAAGTGGACTTAAGGTGATGATTGTTGATAGAGGATTATCATTAGGTGGTCAACTTGTTAAGCAAACACATAAATTTTTTGGATCTAAAGAGCAATATGCAAAAACTAGAGGTTTTGATATTGCTAAGATCTTAATTGATCAAGTAAAGGACCATGGAAACTTAGAAGTCTTACAAGAAGCTACTGTTTTAGGTTTATATAAAGACAAAGTAGCAACTATTTCTTACCAAAATGAATATTTAAAAATCAAAGCAAAAACAATCATTGTTGCAACTGGCGCTAGTGAAAAGTTTTTGGCTTTTGAAAATAATGATCTACCAGGGATTTATGGTGCAGGAGCTGTCCAAACTTTAATGAATCAGTTTGGCGTAAAACCTGCAGATGAAATCATTATGATTGGATCAGGTAATATTGGCCTTATTGTAAGTTATCAACTATTACAAGCAGGTATCAAAGTTAAAGCTGTGATTGAGGCTTCATCAAAGATTGGTGGCTATAAGGTTCACGCATCTAAGCTAAGAAGGCTAGGAGTCCCAATTTACACCAATAAAACCATTAAAAAGGCGATTGGAACAACAAGAGTAGAAGCAGCTGAAATTGTATCGTTAGATGAGAAATTTAATGAAATTGAAGGAACATCAGAGATTATAAAGATTGATGGCATATGTATTTCTGTAGGTCTAGCACCGAGTTATCAACTGCTTGATATGGTGGATGCTAAATTAGGTTATATTCCTGAACTTGGTGGCACTGTTGCTTTAGTTGATGAAAAACATATGACAACAGTTGATGGCATATTTTCTTGTGGTGATTCTATCGGTATAGAAGAAGCATCATCAGCGATGATGGAAGGTTATCTCACAGGTTTATATGTTTCAAAATATTTGAATCAAGATCATTCGAAATATGTTGAACTTGTAAGAAAATACGAAGAATCTTTAGCACTTCTAAGAGGTGGTCCTTTTGGAAGTAAAACTAGAAAAGGATTAAAAGATATGAAGGAGATGATGGCAGATGTTAGATAA